The following coding sequences are from one uncultured Desulfobacter sp. window:
- a CDS encoding flotillin family protein, protein MLNMINILTIAGIILVALIAMVMIFAKLYRRATKEISFVRTGFGGQKVVMNGGALVLPVFHEVIPVNMNTLRLEVQRNNEQALITKDRMRVDVAAEFYVRAKPTEDAIANAAQTLGLKTMNPEELKELVEGKFVDALRAVAAEMAMEELHEQRVDFVQKVQQVVTEDLLKNGLELETVSLTGLDQTNKSHFNPDNAFDAEGLTKLTEKIEERRKKRNDIEQDTEVAIAKKDLEAERQKLEIKKEEEYAKLKQEREIEIRKAEQMAEIAKEQADRTQEAEQAQIESQKKVDTSKILAERSVEEERIEKDKQLKEKDIIRERTIESAEIEKKKSLELAEQDRAIAIAEKSRAQSEAQAEADRARAIAVKEEEAVVTVRETEIAERAKEVELVKARENAEREAIKIKIAAEAEKMSAMDQADAVKTLANADADKIRIQAQADADAEILKAEAAEKRYAVDAQGQRAINEADNILSEQQVAMQVRMALIKHMPIIIRESVKPMENIDAIKIFQVDGLSNSGTGATGEAGAQGNASLSDQLVNSALRYRSQAPLIDSLMEELGIRPGDINGLTQGLKPKDDNGAKESKKKE, encoded by the coding sequence ATGTTAAATATGATCAATATTTTGACCATTGCGGGTATAATCCTGGTTGCACTGATCGCAATGGTCATGATCTTTGCAAAATTGTACAGACGTGCCACCAAGGAAATATCATTTGTAAGAACCGGTTTCGGCGGACAGAAGGTGGTAATGAACGGCGGAGCCCTGGTGCTGCCGGTATTCCATGAGGTGATTCCGGTGAACATGAATACCCTGCGGCTGGAGGTCCAAAGAAACAATGAACAAGCCCTGATTACCAAGGACCGGATGCGGGTGGATGTGGCTGCTGAATTTTATGTCAGGGCCAAACCCACGGAGGATGCCATTGCCAATGCCGCCCAGACCCTGGGGCTTAAAACCATGAATCCAGAAGAACTCAAGGAACTGGTTGAGGGCAAATTTGTGGATGCGCTCAGGGCCGTCGCAGCTGAAATGGCCATGGAGGAGCTCCATGAACAGCGGGTTGATTTTGTTCAAAAGGTTCAGCAGGTGGTCACAGAAGACCTTCTGAAAAACGGCCTTGAGCTTGAAACCGTCTCCCTGACAGGCCTGGACCAGACCAATAAAAGCCATTTTAATCCTGACAACGCCTTTGATGCCGAGGGGTTGACCAAGCTGACGGAAAAAATAGAAGAGCGGCGGAAAAAAAGGAACGATATTGAGCAGGACACGGAAGTGGCCATTGCCAAAAAAGATCTTGAAGCCGAGCGCCAAAAGCTTGAAATTAAAAAAGAGGAAGAGTACGCAAAACTGAAGCAGGAAAGGGAAATTGAAATCCGCAAGGCAGAGCAAATGGCGGAAATCGCCAAAGAGCAGGCTGACAGGACCCAGGAAGCCGAGCAGGCCCAGATTGAATCCCAGAAAAAGGTGGACACCTCCAAAATTCTTGCGGAACGGAGTGTTGAAGAAGAACGGATTGAAAAGGATAAGCAGCTCAAGGAGAAGGACATTATCAGGGAGCGCACCATTGAAAGCGCTGAAATAGAAAAAAAGAAATCGTTGGAACTGGCGGAACAGGACCGGGCCATTGCCATTGCGGAAAAATCCCGTGCCCAGTCTGAAGCCCAGGCCGAAGCAGATCGTGCCAGGGCCATTGCCGTCAAGGAAGAAGAAGCGGTTGTCACGGTCAGGGAAACGGAAATTGCCGAACGTGCCAAGGAAGTTGAGCTGGTTAAGGCAAGGGAAAATGCCGAACGTGAAGCCATTAAGATTAAAATTGCCGCTGAAGCCGAAAAGATGTCCGCCATGGACCAGGCAGATGCTGTGAAAACCCTTGCCAATGCAGATGCAGACAAAATCCGCATCCAAGCCCAGGCCGATGCGGACGCTGAAATCCTGAAAGCAGAGGCCGCCGAAAAACGGTACGCCGTGGATGCCCAGGGGCAGCGGGCGATCAACGAAGCAGACAACATCCTTTCAGAGCAGCAGGTTGCCATGCAGGTCCGCATGGCCCTTATCAAACACATGCCTATCATCATACGGGAAAGTGTCAAACCCATGGAGAATATTGACGCCATTAAAATTTTCCAGGTTGACGGGCTTTCAAACAGCGGAACCGGTGCCACCGGAGAGGCCGGTGCCCAGGGAAATGCCAGTTTGTCCGACCAGCTGGTAAACAGCGCCCTTCGGTACCGCAGCCAGGCCCCGTTAATTGATTCCCTCATGGAAGAACTCGGGATACGTCCGGGGGACATTAACGGTTTGACCCAAGGGCTCAAACCCAAAGACGACAACGGCGCAAAAGAAAGCAAAAAAAAAGAATAA
- a CDS encoding STAS domain-containing protein, whose protein sequence is MNDASNVSGSTIHQVNNCLIASLTRHSDENSISRIGKALLKQLTIKRAKGVIIDVSDVTILSSNEFAILKNVARSISMMGSTPVFSGFQPGVAASLMDLDTCFDNFITARTIDDALKRLTTFYIKVPISY, encoded by the coding sequence ATGAACGACGCATCGAATGTATCCGGTTCAACAATTCATCAGGTGAACAATTGCCTGATTGCATCTTTAACCCGTCACTCGGATGAAAACAGCATTTCAAGGATTGGAAAAGCACTTCTAAAACAGCTGACAATAAAACGCGCCAAAGGCGTGATCATTGACGTATCAGACGTAACGATTCTGAGTTCAAACGAATTTGCTATCCTGAAAAACGTAGCAAGATCCATTTCCATGATGGGTTCGACACCGGTTTTTTCCGGGTTTCAACCAGGCGTTGCCGCTTCATTAATGGATCTGGATACCTGTTTTGATAATTTCATAACCGCACGGACCATAGATGACGCCCTTAAGCGATTAACCACGTTTTATATAAAAGTACCAATAAGTTACTAA
- a CDS encoding YqiJ family protein has translation MIGFILESRNMPFTVALAIMIMIAVLEGATTVIGIGLSNMFETFIPDFDLDADADLDGPDASSPGALTKILGWFRIGQVPFLIILVAFLTVFGLTGLIIQSFILEFTGRLLPGLAASGASLAVSLPLVRMLTGVIARIMPKDETEAVSEKTFIGRVAVITLGKAAKGKPAQAKLKDKFGTTHYIMVEPDLEEDTFRQGDPVLIVRQAGAGYTGIANSVAALKDNEDKKE, from the coding sequence ATGATCGGGTTCATATTGGAAAGCCGGAATATGCCTTTTACGGTGGCTTTGGCCATTATGATCATGATCGCCGTGCTTGAAGGGGCCACCACCGTGATCGGCATCGGCCTTTCAAATATGTTTGAAACCTTTATTCCCGATTTTGATCTGGATGCAGATGCAGACCTGGACGGCCCGGATGCATCCTCCCCCGGCGCATTGACAAAGATCTTGGGGTGGTTTCGCATCGGCCAGGTTCCGTTTTTAATTATCCTTGTGGCCTTTTTAACCGTGTTCGGGCTGACGGGACTGATTATCCAGTCCTTTATCCTTGAATTCACCGGCCGGCTTTTACCCGGCCTTGCCGCTTCAGGGGCATCTTTGGCCGTAAGCCTGCCCCTTGTCAGGATGCTGACCGGTGTCATTGCCAGAATAATGCCCAAGGATGAAACCGAGGCGGTTTCCGAAAAAACGTTCATTGGCCGGGTGGCGGTGATTACCCTGGGAAAGGCGGCAAAGGGGAAACCTGCCCAGGCAAAATTGAAAGATAAATTCGGCACCACCCATTATATTATGGTGGAGCCGGATCTGGAAGAAGATACCTTCCGGCAGGGAGATCCGGTGCTCATCGTAAGGCAGGCCGGTGCAGGATATACAGGGATTGCCAATTCAGTGGCAGCTCTCAAAGACAATGAAGATAAAAAGGAGTAA
- the rhuM gene encoding RhuM family protein, translated as MDDERLKNDGTVLGKKYFEEQLERIREIRFSEYKF; from the coding sequence ATGGATGATGAACGACTTAAAAATGATGGTACTGTCCTTGGGAAAAAGTACTTTGAAGAGCAGCTCGAACGTATCCGGGAAATACGCTTTTCCGAGTACAAGTTTTAA
- a CDS encoding SpoIIE family protein phosphatase has translation MRRPIGQIIDFHIEKKALTGEPDECGDIGFVKAYDNFCFLALVDVLGHGKHAAQVAQRSKDYLAQNYSEQLTEIIKGLHGCLRGTRGAVAAACRLDIDTGVLQYSGMGNIHLRLFGTSRETLVTKDGIVGYMIPSPAQDQTRMKPGDILVMTSDGIKEHFDINAYPGLTTGRAKDICNNFISCLGKGSDDLSCIALRFGV, from the coding sequence TTGAGAAGACCAATCGGGCAGATCATTGATTTTCATATAGAAAAAAAAGCATTGACCGGAGAACCGGACGAATGTGGGGACATCGGTTTTGTCAAAGCATACGACAATTTTTGTTTCCTGGCCTTGGTTGATGTGCTCGGACATGGAAAGCATGCGGCCCAAGTGGCGCAGCGTTCAAAAGACTACCTGGCTCAAAATTATTCAGAACAGTTAACCGAAATTATCAAAGGGCTGCATGGGTGTTTAAGGGGGACCCGGGGTGCCGTGGCAGCCGCCTGCAGGCTGGATATAGACACCGGTGTTCTTCAATATTCAGGGATGGGTAATATTCATCTGCGGTTATTCGGCACAAGCAGGGAAACCCTTGTCACAAAAGACGGCATTGTCGGCTACATGATCCCCTCCCCTGCCCAGGACCAAACCCGGATGAAGCCCGGAGATATCCTGGTTATGACCTCTGACGGGATCAAGGAGCACTTTGATATCAATGCCTATCCAGGCCTCACCACGGGCCGGGCCAAGGATATCTGCAACAATTTTATATCATGCCTTGGGAAAGGCTCTGATGATCTATCATGTATTGCATTGAGGTTCGGGGTATGA
- a CDS encoding zf-TFIIB domain-containing protein, with protein MKCPKCKTSELQKNDFNTPFTCPDCKGIWISDKDAAAVPESVLVESSSPLPDSTSMDDKTGVCPAGHGIMLRAKVDTDNPFYLERCSKCGGIWFDAGEWQRLAQSHLKDNLLDFWTQSWQHKQQKEQERQHFLDLNKRLLGESMFNSIMDLADRLKDHPEKIHALALLRQETKNATPLKKGREQ; from the coding sequence ATGAAATGTCCAAAGTGCAAAACGTCTGAGCTTCAAAAAAATGATTTTAACACTCCCTTTACCTGCCCGGACTGCAAAGGGATATGGATTTCGGATAAAGATGCGGCTGCGGTTCCCGAATCCGTACTGGTTGAGTCGTCATCCCCGTTGCCGGACAGTACTTCAATGGATGACAAAACAGGTGTCTGTCCCGCCGGCCACGGCATTATGCTCAGAGCAAAGGTGGATACGGACAATCCTTTTTATTTGGAACGATGTTCCAAATGCGGCGGGATCTGGTTTGATGCCGGTGAATGGCAGCGGTTGGCCCAAAGCCATTTAAAGGACAATCTTCTGGATTTCTGGACACAGTCCTGGCAGCACAAGCAGCAAAAGGAACAGGAGAGGCAGCATTTCCTGGACCTGAATAAACGGCTTCTGGGGGAATCCATGTTTAACTCAATTATGGATCTGGCAGACCGTTTAAAAGACCATCCTGAAAAGATACATGCGCTTGCCCTGTTGCGGCAAGAGACCAAGAATGCAACCCCATTAAAAAAAGGAAGAGAGCAATGA
- a CDS encoding STAS domain-containing protein, translated as MNTPDINKIDGDLAVNILQQLPTPIMAINRDMMVIFLNKAGLKMLGKSWKEVKGMPCRDVFQSRHCGTDECRMKQVMEGAQPVTVRNEMKINDIYIPIEYTAAAMKDDDGNIVGGLEYILDITERVRQEKKLKEQSRTIMEISTPAIKLWDRVVILPVVGVVDSLRAQQMMNTMLTKIMETAAKVIILDIQGVAAVDTAVANHLIKIAKATKLMGCRCIISGISPAVAETLVQLGIDLGDIATNSTLQDALSDAFRLMGLKVIQKGLNE; from the coding sequence ATGAATACTCCGGACATCAATAAAATAGATGGAGACCTGGCAGTCAACATCCTCCAACAGCTTCCTACCCCGATTATGGCTATCAATCGTGACATGATGGTCATTTTTTTAAACAAAGCGGGACTTAAGATGCTCGGTAAATCCTGGAAGGAAGTTAAGGGGATGCCATGCCGTGATGTTTTCCAGTCCCGCCATTGCGGCACGGATGAGTGCAGGATGAAACAGGTGATGGAAGGAGCACAGCCCGTTACCGTCCGCAATGAAATGAAAATTAACGACATATATATTCCCATTGAATACACCGCTGCTGCCATGAAAGACGATGACGGCAACATTGTGGGCGGCCTGGAATATATCCTTGATATCACCGAGCGGGTCAGACAGGAAAAAAAGCTCAAGGAGCAGAGCCGGACGATCATGGAGATTTCAACACCGGCCATCAAGCTTTGGGACAGGGTTGTGATTCTTCCGGTTGTGGGGGTGGTAGACTCCCTGCGGGCCCAGCAAATGATGAATACCATGCTCACCAAAATCATGGAAACGGCGGCAAAGGTAATCATCCTGGATATACAGGGGGTGGCCGCCGTGGATACGGCCGTGGCCAATCATCTGATTAAAATCGCCAAAGCCACGAAACTGATGGGGTGCCGCTGCATTATTTCCGGCATTTCCCCTGCGGTAGCAGAAACCCTTGTTCAATTGGGGATTGATCTTGGGGATATCGCCACCAATTCCACGCTTCAGGATGCACTTTCAGATGCCTTTAGACTGATGGGATTGAAAGTAATACAAAAGGGGTTGAATGAATGA
- a CDS encoding anti-sigma regulatory factor, whose translation MNSIDERASFDLYEPSDNAQVVYSARKIVAELNFGETAQYLIASAVSELSTNIIRYAQNGKITLSVIHRNGKTGFEVNARDQGPGINDMKMAMTENYSSGNGLGLGLPSVKRIMDEFQIQSTPGVGTQITAIKWMD comes from the coding sequence ATGAATTCTATAGATGAACGTGCTTCATTTGATTTGTATGAACCCTCGGACAACGCCCAGGTCGTATACAGTGCCAGAAAGATTGTAGCCGAACTGAATTTTGGAGAAACAGCACAGTATTTAATTGCATCAGCGGTTTCAGAATTATCCACCAATATTATCCGGTATGCCCAAAACGGAAAAATCACCCTAAGCGTAATTCACCGTAATGGCAAAACAGGTTTTGAGGTTAATGCCCGGGATCAGGGTCCGGGCATTAACGATATGAAGATGGCCATGACAGAAAACTACAGTTCCGGAAACGGACTTGGACTCGGCCTGCCCAGTGTTAAGCGGATTATGGATGAATTCCAGATTCAATCGACACCCGGTGTGGGCACTCAGATAACAGCAATAAAATGGATGGATTAA
- a CDS encoding PspA/IM30 family protein, with protein MKETLINRVGRIISGSVNSLMESIENAAPEAVLTQAMREVESAIDDIRQELGQVLAKKHLAGTKLKEENKRHDDLAGKIELAVNENRDDLAEAAIARQLDIEAQIPVLEATLSDCDNQEKELENYLNALMAKRREMNEELIQFRQAEQAAGDPVAPESPAGTNPESVESRVSKAESAFDRVIERATGVPGQGGPTSRKTAAQLAELEALSRKNKIRERLAQIKGGAKSS; from the coding sequence ATGAAAGAGACATTGATTAACCGCGTGGGCCGGATTATCAGCGGAAGTGTTAATTCCCTGATGGAGTCCATTGAAAATGCAGCGCCCGAAGCCGTGCTCACACAAGCAATGCGGGAAGTGGAGTCCGCCATTGATGATATCAGGCAGGAACTGGGTCAGGTTTTGGCAAAAAAACATCTAGCCGGCACCAAACTCAAGGAAGAAAATAAGCGCCACGACGATCTTGCCGGAAAAATTGAATTGGCGGTGAACGAAAACCGGGATGATCTGGCCGAGGCCGCCATTGCCCGGCAATTGGATATTGAAGCCCAGATTCCGGTGTTGGAGGCCACACTATCTGATTGCGATAACCAGGAAAAAGAGCTGGAAAATTATTTGAATGCCCTGATGGCCAAGCGGCGGGAGATGAATGAAGAACTGATTCAGTTCAGGCAGGCTGAACAAGCTGCCGGCGACCCGGTTGCTCCGGAATCGCCGGCCGGCACGAACCCGGAGAGTGTTGAATCCCGGGTCAGCAAAGCGGAATCTGCATTTGACCGCGTTATTGAGCGGGCCACAGGAGTTCCGGGACAGGGCGGTCCAACCAGCCGCAAGACAGCCGCCCAACTGGCTGAGCTGGAGGCGCTGTCCCGGAAAAATAAAATCCGGGAACGGCTGGCACAGATTAAAGGAGGAGCCAAGTCCTCATGA